Genomic DNA from Porites lutea chromosome 4, jaPorLute2.1, whole genome shotgun sequence:
TAGTTTGAGACAAACGGCAAACGGCTTTTTTGCCTTTGGTTTGCTTATTAGTTCGAAACTGATTTTGGAGGAAAGGCAAACGGAAATAACTTTTTAAATCTGATCTCTGATCTTAAATTCAGAGATAATTGGTCGGGAAAACTTCCTAATCTCACGCTGGAGTGTAAACAAACATGAATCGACAACTGGGTTATCTTGACAAATTATCTTGTAGTTTGATTGAATTTTGTATCAAACGAAGGGACAGCAGCAATACAATCTATGTCTTTGACTTTAAAACATGTTGGTTAAATTTTTACGTCAATCCTGCTTTTGATTTAATGCTATCTGTGGAAAACTTGTATTTCTGTGTGTTTATTACATAAATTGGAAGGTCGGTTAAAACAGGGCATTGTATCCAACTTTAAAATTGAATTTCTTCGCGGTAAATcatttccccaaaaaatcctttgcATATGTAAAAGAACGATTATTCGGCTTTCGAAATCCAGATTTTTCGACTTATTTCATTTAGTACCACATACTTAGATTAAAGGTTATTTTTTGGCACGTTTTCATCTTGAGAAAAGAGGGTTCGCGAAATGTAATTATATTTTCCAAGTAAATAGAAAAGAATTGCTCAATTTGCTTTTAACACATATTTTGGCATCATTCTACATGATTTAGTAGATTTTATTTCTCTAGAGTGTGTTATTTCGTTACGTGAAACATTCTTTTTCGACCGGAATTGTAAGTTCAAAACGTGGCAAATTCTCAGGGTTCGGTTATTATTGATTTTCTCGAAAACTAATCGATATTTAGCCAAAAGAACTATGCAGCGATTTGTTTTACATTAAGGTCTACCTTACCTGAGAATATGGGCCAAATTGAATTTCGAGCTGTTGCCACGAAATGTTTGACCGATGGTAACATTTGCTCTTACGACCTGATGTATCGGAAAGATTCcatatagaaaacaaaaaagagtaGTATATAGTCGCATTTGGGCGGAGAAAATGAGGGGACAACGGGGGACAACGGGGATAATGATGTCATCGTTATCACCAAGCGAGTGAATTTCCAAACCTAACTAATTTTCCGAACCTAACTAAttttcctaacctaactaaatttcctaacctaTCCTATTGTTTACTTTAATGTTGAGGGTTAAATCAGTTGAGCgaagtgtttagggttaaattagTTGGGCGCAGTGTTTAAGATTAAATCTGTCGAGTgagttttccaaaacctaactaaatttcctaacctaacatattgtttatttttaacgttgagggttaaatcagtcgagTTTAATGTTGAGGGTTAAGTCAGTCGAGTTTAATGTTGAGGGCTAAATCCGTCGAGTTTAATGTTGAGGGCTAAATCAGTTGGGTACAGCGAAGTAAAAATTACCCTAACTTTAATTTCTTACCTTAACTATACATTCTTGAGGGTTAAATTTGTCAAACGCAATGAATTTATTTGGATTAATGTTGAAGGTTAAATCCTTCGAGTATAATGATTTAGGATTAACTCAGCGAATGCAAGTGAATTTTCTAACTCTAGCAAAGCGAGTGTTTATCTAATCGTTTTTTTGCACAGTTTTCAAGCGCAGAGCATTGTCACGGTTAAGTGATTACGGGCAAGTTTAGGCAAGCCCATTGACGTCACATAAATTTTCCTGACTCAGCAGAATTTGATACTATTTTTAGATCCTTCCACTGTCTGGAGGTATAAAAGGGGGTAACAAGTAAGCTAAGTCATTTGATTACGATACGTTGTACCGATCACAGCTATCACCATGCCGATTACTTACCCACGACCATGTCCAACCTGTAATAAGAAATTCAAGAACCGATTTACCTTTTGTCGTCACAAGAAATATTGCGGGACCGATGTTAAAGTACCATGTCTACATTGTGATAAGATGTTTtcaagacaagacaaaatgGTAGCTCATGTCAAAAAATTCCATTCGGAAGCAGCCAAGCGGAAGGCGGAAGAAAGTGCTGAACTAACAAGGATGGAGCTTTTACATGCAAACAAAGTACCACGTTTGAGTGTAGAACACCAGTCTGGAGGAGCTGTGACGACTCGTGGTATGAAACGTGTGTCTGAAGAAACCAATCCTGATGTGAAGGTTGCAAAGAAAGACCAGGAGATTGAAGCTGAAAAGTATGATACGACTGATGACGGTACGGATCCTGTAATTGATCAGAAGTTTACATTTACTCTGGATTACATGCGTGACCCAAAAACCGAAGAAGATTTAGGTGTGGAAGCCGTTCATGCATTGACGATAGGAATGGATAATTTAATGGATGACATGGAGATTGATAAAACCAAATATGACCTTGCGCTTCAAATAGGAAGCaaggaacattttaaagaaTCCAGCAATACAGGTGAAACATGGCATATTCCAGCAGATGATTACTTTAATAGACTTCAATTGACACAAGCCATGCTGGGACATATTGCGAATGTCTTGAATTCAGGGGAATTTATTTCATCGGATAGAGGCTTTTCGGCGTCCATGGCTCTAATACACCGCGATGAAAAAGGAGGGAAAAGATCTGGTTACAAACCGGGTGAACGGATTTGGCAAGAATTGGTTAAAGAAATGCCGTGTGTGCACGAGATCAAAAACAACGATGAGTTATGCTGGGGCCGTGCCATCGTGGTGATGCGCGAGTATGCGAAACGTCAAGCGGGTGAGCCAAATTGTTACGAAAATGTGCGCAAAAACAGAGGCAAGAATACCCAGCAATTAAAATTGGCCAAACAGCTATACAAAGAAGCAGTTGTGCCAGAGGGACCATGTGGGTTCgaggaaattgagaaatttcaGACCTACTTGGGCCCGAAAGGATTTCAACTGATTGTCGTCGACCCAGTACGTGGTGGAGTGATTTTTACTGGAGAGACATTCAAGACAGCCCCGAAGGTGATACAGATTGTGAAAACCTATTATGAGGACAAGGACGGAGAAACCAAAGCCCATTATGATGGATTGTACAGTGTGGCACCCATTATGAACCGCAGTAAATTTTGTCGTTATTGTTGCAAAGGATATGATCACGAAGACGCAAAGCACCATAATTGTTTAAGGGCCAACTGCCCAAGTTGTAGGCGtcgaagaaataaaaaatcagagGGATGTCCCGACTACACAGGTTGGAGTAGACCGACAATCTCATGTTAAGTATGCAAGAGACAGTTCTATGGGGAAGATTACTACAAGGCACTTTGGTTCCAACGAAACAAGAAGAAACCAAAATGGAAGCAGATTTGATAGAACAAGTAGCGAGAGAAAATGATATTGTGATTCCACGTAAAAAAGTTATGAAAAGTGTGTGCGAGATGCATCGCAAATGTAACATTTGTATGGTAACTTACAAAGTGAAAGAAGGAGTGTCACATAAATGTGGCCACGGTCAATGTACCAATTGCCTGAATTATGTGGATCTGTATAGCCACCAATGTTTTATCGTGAGTGACAAATACAGAGCAAATAAATGGAGAGACATTGAGTTTAAGAAAGAACAACGTTGTCTCGAAGCCATCAAGGAAATGACTACTATAGACGGTAAAAAAGTTCAGGAGGTAGCGACAAGACCTATTACTTTTAAAGACTTCGAAGAAGAAaggatgaaacaacaacaagaccAAGAACCGCAGGAACAAGTAGGACCCACTAGAGAACAATCCATCGAGGCagtgaagaaaaaattacaagacTTGGGTGTagatgtggaagaaatagcAGATGATAAATTAGAGACTTTCTACTTGGATCATTACGTGTTGACAGgaggcaagaaagaaaaacacaaagagTTGGTGTTTGCAGACATTGAATGTTGTATTGATGACAACAGGAAATTTACTCCGAACCTAATCTGCTTTGAACGAGAAACCTCAGACGAAAAATACCACTTTTGGGGTAGAATGTGTATTCGTTTGTTTCTTGAACAACTGACAAAGTGggtaaaagaagaagaaaaaatgaaaggacCCAATACAGCGGAACTACAGGTGTACTTTCATAACTTTAGAGGATTTGATGGGGTATTCATCATCAAGCAGTTGTATGACATGAATCTCAAGGTGTCTAAAGTGTTGATGACGGGACAAAAGATTTTGTACTTTGAATGTGGACATCTCAAATTCAAGGATTCCATGTCTTTTCTCAATATGCCCTTAGAGAATTTCACCAAGACCTTTGGCTTGACAGAGTTGAAAAAGGGGTACTTTCCTCACAAGTTCAATAGAGAAGAGAACTTGAACTACGAGGGCCTCATTCCTGACCTGAAGTATTATGAGACTGAGTGCATgaacaccaagaaaaaagaagctgTAGAAAAATGGCATGGCGAGGAAGTTTTGAAAGGAGAGAgctggaaattgaaaaaagaactGTTGGAGTACTGTCAGAGTGACGTAAAGTTGTTAAGAGAAGGCTGTCTAACATTTGCCAATGATTTTGAGAAGGAGTGAGGTTTTAATCcgttgaaagaaaatattacgATAGCCAGTGCTTGCCATAACTTTTGGCGGAATAACCAAATGATTCCAGGATCTATTGCGGTGGAACCACCACACGGATGGAGCGGGGTGAAACCTGCTCAAAGCAAGAGTGGGTTTCAGTGGCTGCATGTCCAAGATCAGAAGCTCGGTGGCAACAGAATCAAGCATGCCGGGAACGGTGGCGAACAAACCCTTATGATAGAATCGTGAGGGAAAGTACGTGTAGATGGCTACGATCTGATCAAGAAAACCGTGTACGAATTTCATGGGTGTGAGTTCCATGGATGCAAAAGATGCAAACCAAACAATCGACATGTCAGAACTTGGCATCACCCTGACCACACCGTGGATGAAATGTTTGAATTGACAAAAAAGAAGACAGACGTGTTTCGGAAAGCAGGTTACACCGTGAAAGAAGAGTGGGAATGCAATTTTAAAAGGAAGCTTGCAGTTGATCCAGAGTTACAAGACATGGTGAAAAATTTAACGTGGATGGCTCCATTAAACCCAAAAAAGGCATTGTTTGGTGGACGTACGGGATTAAGTTGTTCCTACATGAAAGCTGAAAACGGTGAAATCATCGACTATGTGGATTACACGTCATTGTACCCCTGGGTCAACAAATATGGAACGTACCCACTAGGACACCCGCTCATCATGAAAAATCCAGTGGATCAAGACATTCAAAGTTACTTCGGTGTAGCAAAAGTGGATGTCTTGGCGCCGGAGAAACTGTTTCATCCGGTGTTACCCATGAAAATCGGTGAAAAGTGTATGTTTACTCTGTGTGCTACCTGTGCCCAAGAACAGCTAGATCAGCCTTGGCATGAAAGAAACAATTTATGTCGACACCGTGATGAGGAAAGGAAAATGACGGGTACTTGGTGTACACAAGAACTGAAAATGGCCGCACGTAAAGGTTACTCAATTTTACGTATCCATGAAGTCTGGCACTGGCccgagaaacaaagaaagacagGGTTGTTTGCACCATACGTTAACAAGTTTCTCAAAGCTAAACAGGAAGCCGGCGGCTGGCCAAGTGATTGCGTGACCGACCAGCAAAAAGCAGAGTATGTGACAGAGTATGAAAAATATGAGGGGATTTTACTGGACAAAGAGAAGATTGTAGTCAACCCGGGACGTAAAGCAGTAGCCAAACTCATGTTGAACAGCTTTTGGGGGAAATTTGGCGAAGCCGACAATAAACCCACCACAAGTACCATCCAGAAAGTAGAGGACTGGGAAAAGTTAATAAACAATGACTCCATCATTGTTAAAAGTGTCAATGTTTACAGTGAAGACGTGTTGGAGGTCActacagtgaaaaaagaaggaGCATGTGCCCCGAATGTGAAAGGCAATATTTTTATTGCATTGTTCACAACAGCTTTGGCTAGACTCAAGCTGTGCGAAGCTTTGGATGTATTGAAAGAAAGAGTCCTGTATTACGATACAGACTCCGTCATCTACAAGAGCAAACCTGACGATGAGAAATTACCACTGGGTAAATTTTTAGGTCAGTTTACAGATGAGATCGGCGGGGATTTCATTGATGAATTTGGTTCAGCAGGACCGAAATCCTACAGCTATAGGACAAATGAGGGCAAGACAGAATGCAAAAGCGAAGGATTAAAAAATACTCACGCTGTCAGAGAAGTATTAAATTGTAATTCCATGTTGAATCACATCCAGTTGGAGCTGAAAAATCCTGACGAATGTAAACGGCAGttaaaaaccatccttaaaaacCATTTTGTCAGGAACAGTAAAGTAAAAAGTATTCATCTGGAGGACATGGTAAAAATTTTTCAAGTCAACTGGGATAAGCGGATCGTAGAAAAAGGAACAGGGATGACATACCCCTATGGCTATGTCAGGTTGTAACTTTTTCACTAGATTTCTTTTCTACTAGTTTAACATTTTAGAGCATTGTAAAGAGGTAAGGTTGCTTCAAGGCAATAAAGTGTGATGTCGTTACAAACTTTGTGTGTGGTTATTTGTGTAAAAATTCCCAAACCTTAAACCAAGGAGAAAATTTCCAAACCCTTATCCAAAAAGACTAAATtcttaccctaaccctaaccttttaaccctaaccctaaaccctaaccctaatcccaaggggctagggcttattagcattttaaccctaaccctaatcccaagacGCTAAGGTTGATtaacattttaaccctaaccctaatcccaagacGCTAAGGTTGATtaacattttaaccctaactagGAGAAGGATTGGGTACGAATGTAGATAAAATGTGATGACTCAGTTTATTCCAATCATAAAACAAGTGCGAATGTGAGTGTGTGGAAGACAAGGCAAAATGCAGACTGTATCAATGCATGATTTGGAGCAGTTATCCTATtggcaagaaaaacgtttcaaaagtGGACATTGGTATAATCTGTACAACCCAGTGCTTTCAGTGGAGTTAACAGAATTCGCAGACAGAGTGGAGAGAAATAACGACGCTGTGCAAGAAATTCAGTTGGAACTCACAGTGCACCAACACAGAGTAccagaaaacaatgaaaacctgTTGATGTCAATGAGTGATGGTTTATTACGAGCAGTTCAACATTGGGTGACAAATCGAAAATTATCAATGAAAACAAGATGTTATTTGACGTTACATGCAGTGGAATCTATAGCACTCCCACTCACAAAATGTTTAGGTGTGTTGACAAATATTCCTGTCTTTGCGTTTTTTCCTTGGACTGTGTCATTATCATGCACTATGTTAGCGATGTTCGATGTAATAAATCAAAAACGAGTGCGAGTGTTTGACCGGGGTATCCAGACACCgagaaacagatgaaagcacgaggccgtaggccgagtgcttttattgtttcgAGGTGTCTGGAGACCCCGGTCAAACACGACGCACGAGTATTTGATATGGCTTCTAAAACTATTCACACTTCTTTAGTAATTGAAGGGGTATTGTTTCAGTGCTCTGATTTCCCATGAGATTATGcctttaaaaaacaatcaaaatgtgggaaatttgttgttgttcgtTGTAAATCATGTGGGAGTGAAGATGGCGGAGTCTGTTGCAGCGAATGCCGAACGCCGTTTTCGTTCTCCAAAAACCTGGGAAGAAGAATCAAAGTTGCTGAAAGGGAGTATTCGTAAGTCAACTGCCTACAAAACCAAATGGGCGATTAAAATTTTTCACGAATGGCAGATAAATAGAAAAGTGCAAAGTTCCTGTACTTGATGCTGGTGGCGCTTTTTAAGATTATGGAGATTTGTACAAAGTTCAGTCGTTGAGTACAGATTTGGCAAATATGGATGCCAACACTTAAACTACTGGCTGAGTAAATTTGTCCAGGAGGTTGCGAATAATGAAGAGAAGGTGTATCTAGCAAGGACCCTTCATGAAATTATCTGTGGCATCCGAAGGCATTTAGAAGAAACTGCAGGAAGCGAAGCATTAAATCGTTTAGATACTTCGGATAAAAGGTAAGAGAGGATATAGTACTTATTATCTTCAATGGAAGATACTATTTTCATCGAAAACTACAATTAGAATATAGATCGACCTTTTTTAATCTTCCCACATTTTATTGCAGATTTGCTATTTTCCGTCCTTGTCTTGATGCCGAGATGAAGGATAGCATGCGGCAAGGTGTGAGTttgcaaacaaagaaagaagagaaggaAGCAGTTacagaagagaaagaagaaaagttctGTAGTGCAGGATTATTTGGCAGTGGAATAGCTAAGCAATTGTTAGATACTATTTATTCTATAATGGTAAAATTTTTGGCTTACGTGGTCAACGAAGAAAAATGAACTGGCCGTGTAGCTGATTAATTATGATGATTAATTAAACTGAAGTATTGTTCTTgtgttctgtttgttttgttttgatccaTGAATCTTGATgtccaatgagaagacagatgaaAACCACGCGTGGTTTTGATATGTGATCCAAAACACGTGTGGTTTTCATCTGTGTTTTCATTGGGTATCAAAACTCATGCACGTGACGAATTTAGCCATTTTTTATTGGCTATTaaatttatgaattattaatgagttttagAAGCTCTGAGTTTTAACTGGTTATTGGCTAAACTTCAAGCACCTGCTAATAACATGAAATGGGTTATCACAGTGATTCATGACGAACCTGCATGAACATGTAAGATCCCCCAGGCAGCATCACGTCCAGACATGCCCCGATGACGTCATCACCCATGAGCTTTGATAGAGTATATCAGTGTGTTGAAATTTGCTAAAACATTACACATTTGCATCATGCCGAAAGTAACGTATCCGAGACCATGTCCAACCTGTGGAAAAGAATTCAACAAGAGTATGTTTTTTCATCATAAGAAGCAATGTGGTACAACTGAGTTCCGATACCAATGCTCATTTTGCCCACTCTCGTTTTCAAGGAAATATAATATGCAATGGCATATACAACAGCAACATTCGAAGAATCCACAGCGTTTTACCTGTCCAAAATGTAATCAAGTATTCACaaggaaagaaagaatgaaaattCATTTGGAAACTGTGTGTGCTGAGGTAAAACCCTGCTACAAATGTGTGTTCTGCAACGCATCATTTACAAGACAAGACAACAGGCAAAGACACATGCGACGTGTTCACGGGTATATCTGTCGTGAGCAAGACATCAATTTGTTTCTTCATTTGCAACATTTAAGCGAAGAAGAGGATTTCCAAGGTGAATGGATGTTTGTGGAATCACGACCTATTGAAGCAGACAAACACAACATTTGCCCTTGCGGCCAAACTACCATACAAGCCTACTTCTTTGTGGAAAACAAGATCAATGGAAATCGTACCTTTGTGGGTTCTATGTGTATTGAGAACATTGATCCAAGAGTCAATACAGTGATTGCGTACTTTAATCACATTTTACATAGAGCAATACAAGGCAAATACAAGGGAGAAGACAGTCAAGGTCTACAAAGGTTTACAGTCAAGTCAAACACCATACTAGTTGACCGTTTACATGTAGTGAAACATTTAAACCCAGAAGTCACAAGAAACTTAAAGAATGAATGCGAAGTCTTGGTGAAGTACCCCAAGCCAGAGACTTTGATTGAAGGTCAATCATATCCGCTTAAATTGAAGGCCAAGTATGTTAGAGGACAGTTAACGTTTACTGCATTGTAAAACTTTCTTTACCACAGGATGCTTTTATAATTGTAACTAACTAGTTTTAGGAGGtcaataaaaatcacacaatgATTACAGTTTAaacttgtgttttatttttactgagGGTTGTTTAATTGACTACAGAGTTGGGTATATTTGGACTGCAAGTCAGTAAGTTCCTGCATAAGTTTGGCTACAGTCGATTTCCTGGGTTTTCTGGATGTCTTGAGTAACTGGGAGCGTTCACCTTCCCgtttatttttcaaagtttgataCATGTCTTGATCTTGAGTGAGCTTTTTCTCTTCATCCAGGATCATTTGATCTAAAATGACGCAATGTACTTGTTCACAGGCCGCATTGACTACAGTTTGAGTTTCGGATGATTCCATTTTTGGGAAGGGACGTAGTGATTTGAACCGTTTAGGAAATGTCCCCTTCTTGAGATGATTTCTGAATCCTTTGATGGCTTTTTCACGATACTTGATGCGTGTCTGGATTGCTTGCAGTTTTTGACGATAACTTTTTAGTGTAGGTTTCTTACTTTTCATTGTAGTTTCCATAGGAT
This window encodes:
- the LOC140934405 gene encoding uncharacterized protein; protein product: MFELTKKKTDVFRKAGYTVKEEWECNFKRKLAVDPELQDMVKNLTWMAPLNPKKALFGGRTGLSCSYMKAENGEIIDYVDYTSLYPWVNKYGTYPLGHPLIMKNPVDQDIQSYFGVAKVDVLAPEKLFHPVLPMKIGEKCMFTLCATCAQEQLDQPWHERNNLCRHRDEERKMTGTWCTQELKMAARKGYSILRIHEVWHWPEKQRKTGLFAPYVNKFLKAKQEAGGWPSDCVTDQQKAEYVTEYEKYEGILLDKEKIVVNPGRKAVAKLMLNSFWGKFGEADNKPTTSTIQKVEDWEKLINNDSIIVKSVNVYSEDVLEVTTVKKEGACAPNVKGNIFIALFTTALARLKLCEALDVLKERVLYYDTDSVIYKSKPDDEKLPLGKFLGQFTDEIGGDFIDEFGSAGPKSYSYRTNEGKTECKSEGLKNTHAVREVLNCNSMLNHIQLELKNPDECKRQLKTILKNHFVRNSKVKSIHLEDMVKIFQVNWDKRIVEKGTGMTYPYGYVRL